In Podospora pseudoanserina strain CBS 124.78 chromosome 5, whole genome shotgun sequence, a single window of DNA contains:
- a CDS encoding hypothetical protein (EggNog:ENOG503NVU0; COG:Q; CAZy:AA1): MKQTLLALGAFFTAVTAIALPLDSLQSNPHLTPLKPRQGCENTPTSRECWGEFGLDTNYYTTWPNTGNTREYWLSVQQGDCSPDGYLRTCMTFNGTIPGPTIFADWGDDLVIHVTNNMLENGTAIHWHGLHMRDNSLNDGVPGVTQCGIRPGDTQTYRFKVTQYGSTWYHSHFSLQYAEGLFGGMIFNGPATADYEVDLGNLFLSDWGHTEAFHLWSTVAKGGRPPTLETGLINGTNTITPNCNPATDARCVGQGAKHEIIFKENTTYLIRLVNPAVDSVFDFSIDQHDLTVIAQDLVPIKPYTTDSVQISMGQRYDIVVTAKPKNKTADGNYWLRAGLIAGCSGPNLNAASITGIVRYDEDSTALPSSTNHNTISTSCLGEPLASLKPYLELNVTNMFNTTLENLGTRPQGVDGAEWFQWTLNTSSLHLDPSHPTLEHVFNNESIFPTPYNVVGVQPSGTGEQQWQVLIIQDQTQIGAAHPIHLHGHDFWVLAAVPQATFNGDTSGFNTANPSRRDVAVLPGRGYLAIAFELDNPGAWLVHCHIAWHASQGLSLEFVESQSKIRSGLLQRDIDEFERTCQRWTGWPPVHPQEDSGI, encoded by the exons ATGAAGCAGACGCTTCTTGCCCTCGGGGCTTTCTTTACAGCCGTCACGGCTATCGCCCTTCCTCTTGACTCTTTGCAGTCGAACCCTCATCTCACACCTCTGAAGCCTCGTCAGGGTTGTGAAAACACTCCGACTTCCCGTGAATGCTGGGGAGAGTTTGGTCTCGATACCAATTACTACACCACCTGGCCCAACACCGGAAACACCAGGGAGTACTGGCTCTCTGTCCAGCAGGGAGACTGCTCCCCTGACGGCTACCTTCGAACATGCATGACCTTTAACGGCACTATTCCTGGCCCCACGATCTTTGCCGATTGGGGTGATGACCTTGTCATCCATGTCACCAATAACATGCTGGAGAACGGGACAGCCATTCACTGGCATGGTCTCCATATGAGGGATAACTCTCTTAATGATG GCGTGCCTGGCGTTACTCAGTGTGGTATCCGCCCTGGTGACACCCAGACCTACCGGTTCAAGGTCACCCAATATGGCTCGACTTGGTACCACTCTCATTTCTCTCTGCAGTACGCTGAAGGTCTCTTTGGCGGCATGATCTTCAATGGTCCGGCTACTGCAGACTATGAGGTTGACCTTGGCAACTTGTTCCTCTCTGACTGGGGCCACACCGAGGCATTCCATCTCTGGAGTACTGTCGCCAAGGGCGGTAGGCCTCCCACGCTTGAAACAGGTCTCATCAACGGCACCAACACCATTACTCCTAACTGCAACCCTGCCACCGACGCTCGCTGCGTTGGACAGGGTGCAAAGCACGAGATCATTTTCAAGGAGAACACAACATATCTCATCCGTCTCGTCAACCCAGCTGTTGACTCAGTGTTCGACTTCAGCATTGATCAGCATGACCTGACTGTTATCGCCCAAGATCTTGTCCCAATCAAGCCTTACACCACAGACTCGGTTCAGATCTCCATGGGCCAAAGATATGATATCGTCGTCACAGCCAAacccaagaacaagaccgCCGACGGCAACTACTGGCTCCGCGCCGGACTCATCGCAGGATGCAGCGGTCCCAACCTCAACGCTGCAAGCATCACCGGCATTGTCCGCTACGACGAGGATAGCACTgcactcccctcctccaccaaccacaacaccattTCCACCAGCTGCCTCGGCGAACCTCTCGCCAGTCTCAAGCCCTATCTCGAACTGAACGTGACAAACAtgttcaacaccaccctcgagaACCTGGGCACCAGGCCACAGGGCGTCGACGGCGCGGAGTGGTTCCAGTGGACGCTCAATACCTCCTCCCTGCACCTCGACCCGTCCCACCCCACGCTGGAGCACGTCTTTAACAACGAAAGCATCTTCCCCACCCCTTACAACGTGGTGGGTGTGCAGCCTTCCGGCACCGGTGAGCAGCAGTGGCAGGTGCTCATCATCCAAGACCAAACTCAGATTGG CGCCGCCCACCCAATCCACCTCCACGGTCACGACTTCTGGGTACTGGCCGCAGTTCCCCAAGCAACCTTCAACGGCGACACCTCCGGTTtcaacaccgccaacccctcccgCCGCGACGTCGCCGTCCTCCCCGGGCGCGGCTACCTCGCTATCGCGTTCGAGCTCGACAACCCCGGTGCTTGGCTGGTGCACTGTCACATCGCCTGGCACGCCAGCCAGGGCTTGTCCCTGGAATTTGTTGAGAGCCAGAGCAAGATCAGGAGCGGACTGCTGCAGAGGGACATCGATGAGTTTGAGCGGACTTGCCAGAGGTGGACGGGCTGGCCGCCTGTTCACCCGCAGGAGGACTCTGGTATCTAA